One window of the Rufibacter radiotolerans genome contains the following:
- a CDS encoding GDSL-type esterase/lipase family protein, whose translation MTTNQVLRPLFIFFFLLTGTVTFAQTETLEKTAKYDSTYRPAAYDLKVEQFKAFPNSTKDIIFLGNSLTANTDWTELLQLPSARNRGISGDITYGVLERLDEVIEGKPAKVFILIGINDISRNVPDALILKNYQKMVSRIKAGSPKTRIYLQTLLPVNNTFDKFKNHYNKDQHIAFVNKGLKELATKEKVTLIDLHPHFLDTDKRLKKELTHDGLHLTMAGYNKWAEVLTKGGYLK comes from the coding sequence ATGACTACCAATCAAGTTTTACGCCCACTTTTCATATTCTTTTTCCTGCTTACAGGCACTGTGACCTTCGCACAGACCGAAACCCTGGAAAAAACCGCCAAGTATGACAGTACCTACCGTCCGGCCGCCTATGATTTAAAAGTAGAGCAGTTCAAGGCTTTCCCAAACTCTACTAAGGACATCATCTTCCTGGGCAACAGCCTCACCGCCAACACAGACTGGACCGAGCTCCTGCAGTTGCCCTCCGCCAGAAACCGCGGCATCTCCGGGGACATCACCTATGGCGTGCTGGAGCGCCTGGACGAGGTGATTGAAGGCAAGCCCGCCAAAGTCTTCATCCTCATCGGCATCAATGACATTTCACGCAACGTGCCAGATGCCTTGATCCTGAAGAACTACCAGAAGATGGTGAGCCGCATAAAGGCCGGATCGCCTAAGACCAGGATTTATCTGCAGACCCTGCTGCCCGTGAACAACACTTTTGACAAGTTCAAGAACCACTACAACAAAGACCAGCACATTGCCTTTGTAAACAAGGGTTTGAAGGAACTGGCCACCAAAGAGAAGGTCACCCTCATTGACCTGCACCCCCATTTCTTAGACACTGACAAGCGCCTGAAGAAGGAACTTACCCATGACGGCCTCCACCTGACCATGGCGGGCTACAACAAGTGGGCGGAGGTTTTGACCAAAGGCGGGTATTTGAAATAG
- the sucD gene encoding succinate--CoA ligase subunit alpha, translated as MSVLVNKDSKVIVQGFTGSEGSFHAQQMIEYGTNVVGGVTPGKGGTTHLDRPVFNTVADAVKQTGANVSIIFVPPAFAADAIMEAADAGIAVIVCITEGIPVKDMVAAKNYLKSKNVTLIGPNCPGVITPGEAKVGIMPGFVFKPGRIGIVSKSGTLTYEAADQIVKAGLGISTAIGIGGDPIIGTPTKDAVQLLMEDPETDAIVMIGEIGGNYEAVASEYIRSTGNKKPVVGFIAGQTAPAGRRMGHAGAIIGGADDTAAAKMKIMRENGIFVVDSPAEIGDTMVKALKGELTNA; from the coding sequence ATGAGTGTTTTAGTAAATAAAGATTCCAAGGTGATTGTGCAGGGCTTCACCGGCTCAGAAGGTTCTTTCCACGCACAGCAGATGATTGAGTACGGTACCAACGTGGTAGGTGGCGTAACGCCGGGCAAAGGGGGCACTACCCATTTAGACCGTCCGGTTTTTAACACCGTGGCCGATGCCGTAAAGCAGACCGGTGCCAATGTATCTATCATTTTCGTGCCACCGGCCTTCGCTGCAGACGCCATCATGGAAGCCGCCGATGCCGGTATTGCCGTGATTGTGTGTATCACCGAAGGTATTCCGGTGAAAGACATGGTAGCTGCCAAAAACTACCTGAAAAGCAAGAACGTGACCTTGATCGGGCCAAACTGCCCGGGTGTGATCACCCCAGGCGAAGCCAAAGTAGGCATTATGCCAGGCTTCGTGTTCAAGCCAGGCAGAATCGGAATCGTTTCTAAGTCTGGTACCTTGACCTATGAGGCCGCCGACCAGATCGTGAAAGCCGGTTTAGGAATCTCTACCGCCATCGGGATTGGTGGTGACCCAATCATCGGGACCCCGACCAAAGACGCGGTACAGTTGTTAATGGAAGACCCTGAGACTGACGCCATTGTGATGATTGGTGAGATTGGCGGTAACTATGAGGCAGTGGCTTCTGAGTACATCCGGTCTACCGGCAACAAAAAACCAGTAGTTGGTTTCATTGCTGGCCAAACTGCTCCCGCCGGGCGTAGAATGGGTCACGCAGGTGCCATCATCGGCGGTGCCGATGATACCGCGGCCGCTAAAATGAAGATCATGCGTGAGAACGGTATCTTTGTGGTAGACTCTCCCGCTGAAATTGGTGACACCATGGTGAAAGCCCTGAAAGGTGAGTTGACCAACGCATAA
- a CDS encoding carboxypeptidase-like regulatory domain-containing protein, which produces MNLRTRAAFGFLLLLTCCLFLALPTRAQQNLANSRTTSFYTYVYKITDEEARQLYGKGMHAARESFFHSKIDSFPTSLAYQKRLPQGHYLYAHSAGADLEYSLTTVTHSHLQLLKNHVDLAAVVYDTLGQPISTAQVKLNRKTVPFDAASQTYRLAQHKKGGLLSVTHQGFTFYVPLEGKKNKPPLWKMMVYGRPVSYLWQPFRDVYYSLKYHNPQGMVQDVFSLFDGSFIEEWEENRKPKGFLALNKPMYQPGDTVRYKAFILKKNGRPYQKPLVAEIWGESKAKRIGTLTPYRPGAYEGYFVLHDSLQLRLDRNIHLDLVREKKYDDQDIISTNFRYEDYELKENTFTLRLEQKEYYAGTTNKVIMRGADANGLTLTGARVELTVLTRQVKYTKEAVQFIPDTLWVHQQTLENSGETTIALPASIFPKARIEYEVVAAFLNSNNERTVQSAKGTYSFEAGYLQLTLKNDSVLAQYKEGEKSVPKAATLVTWDSQHEKLQTQPVQLPALLPLQANAREYELRADKMRVTLPLKNESANLQFYSERTGDSLFLTLQNPRRLPFWYFIYRNNQLVDRGQDTTALWNYHRKASHEDPYYASVQYLWAGQVESEEYNAPFRKKELDIQVNAPATVYPGQQTTLTLEVKDAKGKPAPDVDLTAYALTSKFKDASPPTVPSLGVYRSRKSKSSFKIKEPATHGAQLLQWQHWRKAMGLDSLAYYQLLYPEQGLFTNYAFPPDSLTQFAPFVVDSGRVVPVHVIYLNQVPVYFSGTDVVPPYSFPTDSGYHHLKLRTAKHLITVDSVYLKHGQKLILSIDQNKMPGLLKAAEKGRLTDLEQGYLSQYLLPVEQNFTQGLSYLSQGRVVQSLPNGEDRGPFYKTSRNDAILVGPFKPTSVQFHSYGNYTTSFTHEGNYLYRFEPGLLKMREKQTFPGKVGLPFLNTSYKLSRTTLAEISLTEERLQQQWETTQSEYWLSKTLERQEYGTKPGTGRLQWQLDSTFQISPRFVFLYKPNATNQQIKMYPGSVTQLPKLEPMAYHLVLVFPDHSQVSALVQVKSDGVLRLNFTKTQLKPSTSETRALENYLLKSAEALRQRSNPGAIQMPAPTPPAPEVYRGNSASFSNQVRGRVLDQFTGEPMPGVTVHLKGTSSAAVTDMEGTYTIDAPADAVLVFSFIGYVTQEVQVKGSNRIDVQLRTDARALDEVVVVGYGVQTRSSLSASVVTIHNQLNGRVAGVALTGSTNSIRIRGASSIQGNSQPLIIVDGVPFSGILSDLRADAIATTTTLKDAAATAIYGAAGANGVIIITTKKGKANAAQTLLASADTDASVSIRSYFSDYSFWQPRLTTDKQGKATFPVTFPGDVTSWKTHVLAMDGGKRSGTSSTEIRSFKAIMATLSGPRFLIEGDKTQIIGKAMNYLPDTATVQTRFAFNGQTLREQQTLKLARVYTDTIMVQAPAVAPDSVELLFSLRQGNGFSDGERRHIGVYKKGVLERKGQFIALHKDTTLTLTFDPAKGPVHFYAQGNLLQVMLDEISYLHRYEYWCNEQAASKLKGLLWEKRIQAQLGKPFAHDKIVRRLIRHLEKTQQQDGTWSWWETGPAYLWISHHATEALVMAQKEGYPTNFKKQPLVDYLTFQMEKKDAPNKMRALELLHQLQAKVDFPAYVTNLEKQPKLTLEEQLRLTRLRQQLKMPAPLDTLLHYRHTTMLGGLYWGQEKSSLFNSHISNTLLAYDILKATGNYPRDLLQIQAYLLNERRTGHWRNTYESARILETLLPDLVKEKGNVPENSLVLSGALNTTLRRFPADTSFVPTQSLTLRKQGSLPLYLTAYQNEWIAQPARVEKDFTVRTSFAGTQNTKAVLAAGKPVELKVEVEVKADASYVMIEVPIPAGCSYDTKSSWGRHEAHREYFRHKVAIFSNHLDKGTYTFTIQLLPRYKGTYTLNPAKAELMYFPTFFGREGVKTVEVK; this is translated from the coding sequence ATGAACCTGCGTACCCGTGCTGCTTTTGGCTTCCTGCTCCTGCTTACCTGCTGCCTGTTTCTGGCCCTGCCCACCCGGGCCCAGCAGAACCTGGCCAACAGCCGTACCACTAGCTTCTACACGTACGTCTATAAAATCACAGACGAAGAGGCCAGGCAGCTCTATGGGAAAGGCATGCACGCGGCCCGGGAAAGTTTTTTCCATTCCAAAATAGATTCCTTCCCTACGAGTCTGGCGTACCAAAAACGGTTGCCGCAGGGGCATTATCTGTATGCGCATTCCGCCGGGGCAGACCTGGAATATTCGCTCACCACCGTAACGCATTCCCACCTACAGCTATTAAAAAACCATGTAGACCTGGCAGCGGTGGTATATGACACGTTAGGGCAACCAATCTCTACCGCCCAGGTGAAGCTCAACAGGAAGACGGTGCCGTTTGATGCCGCCTCCCAAACCTACCGGCTGGCCCAACACAAGAAGGGCGGGCTCCTGTCTGTCACGCACCAGGGTTTCACCTTTTATGTGCCACTTGAAGGGAAAAAGAACAAGCCTCCCCTTTGGAAAATGATGGTCTACGGAAGACCCGTTTCCTATTTGTGGCAACCATTCCGGGATGTTTATTACAGCCTGAAATACCATAACCCTCAGGGCATGGTGCAAGACGTTTTCTCTCTCTTTGATGGTTCTTTTATTGAGGAATGGGAAGAAAACCGCAAACCAAAAGGCTTTCTGGCACTGAACAAGCCTATGTACCAGCCCGGCGACACAGTGCGCTACAAGGCATTCATACTAAAGAAAAACGGCAGGCCCTACCAAAAACCTTTAGTAGCTGAAATCTGGGGCGAAAGTAAAGCAAAACGGATAGGTACCCTTACCCCCTACCGGCCGGGGGCTTATGAAGGGTACTTTGTATTGCATGACTCCCTGCAGCTGCGCCTGGACAGGAACATTCACCTGGACTTGGTGCGTGAGAAGAAGTACGATGACCAGGATATTATCTCCACTAATTTCCGGTATGAAGATTATGAGCTGAAGGAAAACACCTTTACCCTCCGGCTGGAGCAAAAAGAATACTATGCCGGCACTACGAACAAGGTAATTATGCGGGGTGCAGATGCCAACGGCCTTACCCTTACCGGGGCCCGCGTGGAACTAACCGTTCTAACCAGGCAAGTCAAGTATACCAAAGAGGCAGTGCAGTTTATCCCTGACACGTTGTGGGTGCACCAACAGACCCTGGAGAATAGCGGGGAAACCACTATTGCCTTACCTGCCTCTATTTTTCCGAAGGCCAGGATAGAGTATGAGGTAGTGGCGGCTTTCCTGAATTCCAACAATGAGCGTACCGTGCAGAGTGCCAAGGGCACGTACTCTTTTGAGGCAGGGTACCTCCAACTCACGCTAAAGAATGACAGCGTGCTGGCGCAGTATAAAGAAGGGGAAAAATCGGTCCCAAAAGCGGCCACCCTGGTAACCTGGGACAGCCAGCATGAAAAGTTACAGACCCAACCGGTACAGCTTCCGGCGCTGCTTCCGCTTCAGGCTAATGCCCGGGAATATGAGCTTCGCGCCGATAAAATGAGGGTCACCTTGCCCCTTAAAAACGAAAGCGCCAACCTGCAATTTTACTCAGAACGCACGGGTGATTCCCTTTTCCTGACCCTCCAGAACCCCAGACGCCTGCCCTTCTGGTATTTTATTTACCGCAACAACCAATTGGTTGACCGGGGCCAGGACACTACCGCCCTATGGAACTACCACCGGAAGGCCAGTCACGAAGACCCCTATTACGCCTCAGTGCAGTACCTATGGGCGGGCCAGGTAGAGAGTGAGGAATACAACGCGCCCTTCCGGAAAAAGGAATTGGATATACAGGTAAACGCCCCTGCCACGGTGTATCCGGGGCAGCAGACCACCCTCACGCTGGAAGTGAAAGACGCTAAAGGAAAACCCGCGCCTGATGTAGACCTCACGGCTTATGCCCTTACCTCAAAGTTCAAAGATGCTTCCCCGCCAACGGTGCCATCTTTGGGGGTTTACCGAAGCAGAAAAAGTAAAAGCTCCTTCAAGATAAAGGAACCCGCTACCCATGGCGCCCAACTGCTGCAGTGGCAACATTGGCGGAAAGCCATGGGCCTGGACAGCCTTGCCTATTACCAACTGCTCTACCCAGAACAAGGGTTGTTCACCAACTACGCTTTTCCGCCGGACAGCCTAACTCAGTTCGCGCCGTTTGTGGTGGACTCTGGCCGGGTGGTACCAGTGCATGTGATTTACCTCAACCAGGTACCGGTTTATTTCTCTGGCACAGACGTGGTGCCGCCCTACTCTTTCCCCACAGACAGCGGATACCATCACCTCAAACTACGCACCGCCAAACACCTGATCACGGTAGACAGCGTGTACCTGAAGCATGGTCAAAAACTTATTCTCAGCATTGACCAGAATAAAATGCCTGGCTTGCTCAAAGCCGCGGAGAAAGGAAGACTCACCGATCTGGAGCAGGGCTACCTGAGCCAATACCTTTTGCCCGTGGAGCAGAACTTTACCCAAGGCCTCTCCTACCTCAGTCAGGGTCGGGTAGTGCAGTCCTTGCCTAACGGCGAAGACAGGGGCCCCTTTTATAAAACCTCCAGAAACGACGCAATTCTCGTTGGCCCTTTCAAGCCCACTTCGGTGCAGTTCCACTCTTATGGCAACTATACCACCAGCTTCACCCATGAAGGAAATTACCTCTACCGTTTTGAGCCTGGTTTACTGAAAATGCGCGAAAAACAGACCTTCCCCGGTAAGGTTGGGCTACCGTTTTTAAACACCTCTTACAAACTTTCCAGAACCACCCTGGCCGAAATCTCCCTCACTGAGGAACGCTTGCAACAGCAGTGGGAAACCACCCAAAGCGAATACTGGCTCTCAAAAACACTGGAACGCCAGGAGTACGGCACTAAGCCAGGCACCGGCCGGCTGCAATGGCAACTGGATTCCACTTTCCAGATCAGCCCCAGGTTTGTCTTTTTGTATAAGCCCAATGCCACCAACCAACAGATAAAGATGTACCCCGGGAGTGTGACCCAACTTCCGAAACTAGAGCCAATGGCATACCATCTGGTACTGGTTTTCCCGGATCATAGCCAGGTCAGCGCCCTGGTACAGGTAAAGTCAGACGGGGTGCTACGCCTTAATTTCACCAAGACCCAGCTAAAGCCTTCCACCTCTGAAACCAGAGCCCTGGAAAACTACCTACTTAAAAGCGCAGAGGCACTTAGACAGAGAAGTAATCCAGGGGCTATCCAGATGCCTGCGCCCACGCCTCCAGCGCCAGAGGTGTACAGAGGAAATTCGGCTTCCTTTTCAAACCAGGTGCGGGGCCGGGTGCTTGACCAATTCACTGGCGAACCCATGCCAGGGGTAACCGTGCACCTGAAGGGCACCAGCTCAGCCGCTGTAACAGATATGGAAGGAACCTACACCATAGATGCTCCTGCGGATGCCGTTTTGGTTTTCTCCTTTATTGGCTATGTTACCCAGGAAGTTCAGGTGAAAGGCAGCAACCGGATAGACGTTCAATTAAGGACAGATGCCAGGGCCTTGGATGAAGTGGTAGTGGTGGGCTATGGAGTTCAGACCAGAAGTTCGTTATCTGCTTCAGTTGTTACTATACATAACCAACTTAATGGCCGCGTTGCCGGAGTAGCTTTGACAGGCTCAACCAACTCTATCCGCATCAGGGGAGCCTCTTCTATCCAGGGCAATTCCCAGCCGCTTATCATTGTAGACGGTGTTCCATTCAGCGGGATCCTGTCTGACCTGCGTGCTGATGCCATAGCAACTACTACCACCCTGAAAGACGCTGCCGCAACCGCTATCTATGGTGCCGCCGGAGCCAACGGGGTGATCATCATCACCACCAAAAAAGGCAAAGCCAATGCCGCTCAAACCTTGCTTGCCAGTGCAGACACAGACGCCTCTGTCTCCATCAGAAGCTACTTCTCTGATTACTCCTTCTGGCAGCCGCGCTTAACCACAGACAAACAAGGCAAAGCCACGTTTCCGGTCACCTTCCCCGGCGATGTCACCAGCTGGAAAACCCACGTGCTGGCCATGGACGGTGGCAAACGCAGCGGCACCTCCTCCACGGAGATCAGGTCTTTCAAAGCCATAATGGCGACCTTGAGCGGACCCCGGTTTTTGATTGAAGGCGACAAGACCCAGATCATAGGAAAGGCCATGAACTACCTGCCAGACACCGCTACCGTACAAACCAGGTTTGCCTTCAACGGCCAAACCCTGCGAGAGCAACAGACCCTGAAACTGGCCCGGGTATATACTGACACGATCATGGTACAGGCCCCGGCCGTGGCGCCAGACTCCGTGGAACTACTGTTTAGCTTACGGCAAGGCAACGGTTTTTCTGACGGAGAGCGGCGGCATATTGGCGTCTATAAAAAAGGCGTGCTGGAACGGAAGGGCCAGTTCATAGCACTCCACAAAGACACCACTCTCACCCTCACCTTTGACCCCGCCAAAGGCCCGGTGCATTTCTACGCGCAAGGCAATCTGCTGCAGGTTATGCTAGACGAGATCTCTTACCTGCACCGCTATGAGTACTGGTGCAACGAGCAGGCCGCCTCTAAACTCAAAGGCCTGCTGTGGGAGAAACGCATACAAGCCCAACTGGGCAAACCCTTCGCGCATGACAAAATAGTACGTCGCCTGATCAGGCACCTGGAGAAAACCCAGCAGCAGGACGGCACCTGGAGCTGGTGGGAAACCGGCCCCGCCTACCTCTGGATCAGTCATCACGCCACTGAGGCTCTGGTCATGGCTCAAAAGGAGGGTTACCCTACTAATTTCAAGAAGCAGCCGCTGGTAGACTATCTCACCTTCCAGATGGAAAAGAAAGACGCCCCAAATAAAATGAGGGCCCTGGAGTTACTGCACCAATTGCAGGCCAAAGTTGATTTCCCGGCGTACGTAACCAACCTGGAGAAGCAACCCAAATTAACCCTGGAAGAACAGCTGCGGCTTACCCGGCTTAGGCAACAACTGAAGATGCCGGCCCCGCTGGACACCCTGCTGCATTACCGCCACACCACTATGCTGGGCGGCCTGTATTGGGGCCAGGAAAAGAGCAGCCTCTTTAATAGCCACATCTCCAACACGCTACTGGCCTATGACATCTTAAAAGCCACCGGTAACTACCCCCGCGACCTGCTCCAGATTCAGGCCTATCTGCTGAATGAGCGACGCACTGGTCACTGGCGAAACACCTATGAATCGGCTAGAATTCTGGAGACCCTGTTACCTGATTTGGTAAAAGAGAAAGGTAACGTGCCCGAAAACTCGCTGGTGCTAAGCGGTGCCTTGAACACCACGCTGCGACGCTTTCCGGCAGATACATCCTTTGTGCCCACCCAATCGCTCACGCTTAGGAAGCAGGGCAGCTTACCGTTGTACCTGACGGCTTACCAAAACGAGTGGATCGCCCAGCCTGCCCGAGTAGAAAAAGATTTCACGGTACGCACTTCCTTTGCCGGCACCCAAAATACCAAAGCCGTCCTGGCGGCAGGTAAACCCGTAGAACTGAAAGTGGAGGTAGAGGTAAAAGCCGATGCTTCTTACGTGATGATAGAAGTGCCCATTCCGGCTGGCTGCTCTTATGACACCAAATCCAGCTGGGGCCGCCATGAAGCCCACCGCGAATATTTCCGGCATAAGGTTGCCATCTTCTCCAACCACTTAGACAAAGGCACCTACACCTTCACCATCCAACTCCTACCCCGCTACAAAGGCACATACACCTTGAACCCCGCCAAGGCGGAATTGATGTATTTCCCCACGTTCTTCGGGCGGGAAGGGGTGAAAACGGTGGAGGTAAAATAG
- the uvsE gene encoding UV DNA damage repair endonuclease UvsE, translated as MKIGYPCVNESMDCSTSTTFRLASYSEARLIENVEKNLACLRRILEYNLEHGFLFFRMSSGLVPFASHDVCTYNWQQHFQMTFKRLGDFIKKHDMRISMHPDQFVVLNSPDERIVRNSIAELVYQGSVMDLMGLDSTAKLQIHAGGVYGDKPAALKRFIHTYHTLLPGEVKARLVVENDDRLYSLRDCLELHGETGIPILFDNFHHECLNNGEPMAEALQLAAGTWHPESDGVLMMDYSSQAHGERKGKHTTTMETDLFREFLTHLNGLDVDIMLEIKDKEASCQRARQVLEELSLV; from the coding sequence ATGAAAATAGGATACCCTTGCGTGAATGAGTCTATGGATTGCAGTACCTCTACTACGTTTAGACTGGCGTCTTACAGTGAGGCCCGGCTCATAGAAAACGTGGAGAAAAACCTGGCGTGCCTAAGAAGAATTCTGGAGTACAACCTGGAGCATGGGTTTCTGTTCTTCCGGATGAGTTCGGGGTTGGTGCCGTTTGCCAGCCATGACGTCTGCACCTACAACTGGCAGCAGCATTTCCAGATGACCTTCAAGCGTTTGGGCGATTTCATCAAGAAACATGATATGCGTATTTCCATGCACCCAGACCAGTTTGTGGTGCTCAACTCGCCAGACGAGCGCATTGTGCGCAACAGCATAGCGGAGTTGGTGTACCAGGGCAGCGTGATGGACCTGATGGGGCTGGACTCCACGGCCAAACTGCAGATTCATGCGGGCGGCGTGTACGGCGACAAACCCGCCGCGCTGAAGCGGTTCATCCATACCTATCACACCCTGCTTCCGGGAGAAGTAAAGGCCCGGTTAGTGGTGGAGAACGATGACCGCCTGTACAGCCTTCGGGACTGCCTGGAACTGCACGGTGAGACGGGCATCCCCATCCTGTTTGACAACTTCCACCATGAGTGCCTGAACAACGGCGAGCCCATGGCCGAGGCGCTGCAGCTGGCCGCCGGCACCTGGCACCCTGAATCAGACGGCGTGCTCATGATGGACTATAGCTCGCAGGCCCATGGCGAGCGCAAGGGAAAGCATACCACCACCATGGAGACTGATCTGTTCCGGGAATTCCTGACCCACCTGAACGGTCTGGACGTGGACATTATGCTGGAGATCAAAGACAAGGAGGCCAGTTGCCAGCGGGCGCGGCAGGTACTGGAAGAACTGTCGCTGGTGTAA
- a CDS encoding DUF6929 family protein — protein sequence MNRITQFCTLLSMAALLTNCHSSSDANQEPPAAVITRKVSLPTIPSASGIEKVNDRYYIIGDDSPYLFCLNEAFEVTQKILLLDSDAVVNGRIPKPVKPDLEAMTQVNLEGDPYLLIMGSGSMSTRNTAYLIPITPKGAGKPKSVSLVELYGKLSADKNIIGQATLNIEGLGADEEYLYLLQRYAPGGQNVLITYTISSIESFLLGKAPGPKPTTVQAWALPDIARIKTGFSGVAPALGGKLLFTASAEETPNAVLDGEVYGSMVGWLLAHPHPSAKPATPEVVVPITEKGGGAYKSKIESICITNQHRHNLTAVAVADNDDGFSELIVLEFNW from the coding sequence TTGAACCGTATCACTCAGTTTTGCACCCTGCTTTCAATGGCCGCTCTGCTTACCAATTGCCACTCTTCCTCAGATGCCAACCAGGAGCCACCGGCGGCGGTGATCACCAGAAAAGTGTCCTTGCCTACCATCCCTTCGGCCTCCGGCATTGAGAAGGTGAATGACCGGTACTATATCATCGGGGATGACTCGCCGTACCTGTTTTGCCTGAACGAGGCCTTTGAGGTCACCCAGAAAATATTACTCCTGGATTCTGACGCCGTGGTGAACGGCCGCATACCCAAACCGGTCAAGCCCGACCTGGAGGCCATGACCCAGGTAAACCTGGAAGGCGACCCGTATCTGCTCATCATGGGGTCGGGGTCCATGAGCACCCGCAACACTGCCTACCTGATACCCATCACCCCCAAGGGCGCGGGCAAGCCTAAAAGCGTTTCCCTGGTAGAACTCTACGGAAAGTTAAGCGCTGACAAAAACATCATCGGCCAGGCCACCCTTAACATTGAAGGCCTGGGGGCCGATGAAGAATACCTGTATCTGTTGCAGCGGTACGCCCCGGGGGGCCAGAACGTGCTCATCACCTACACCATTTCCTCCATAGAATCTTTTTTACTGGGGAAAGCGCCTGGCCCTAAACCTACCACGGTACAGGCCTGGGCCTTGCCCGATATTGCACGGATAAAAACCGGTTTCTCGGGCGTGGCCCCGGCGCTGGGCGGAAAACTCTTGTTCACGGCCTCCGCCGAGGAAACCCCTAACGCGGTGCTGGACGGCGAAGTCTACGGCAGCATGGTAGGCTGGCTGCTGGCGCACCCGCACCCTTCGGCTAAGCCCGCTACCCCAGAGGTGGTGGTACCCATCACGGAGAAAGGCGGCGGCGCCTATAAAAGCAAGATAGAATCCATCTGCATCACCAACCAACACAGACACAACCTCACCGCCGTGGCCGTGGCCGACAATGACGACGGTTTCTCAGAGCTGATTGTGCTGGAATTTAACTGGTAG
- a CDS encoding T9SS type A sorting domain-containing protein: MEMNMNAVGALLLAGFLAMAGAPVQAQSPAKKNTIALGKTPAVSQATKNTTAPKNAVAPVRRETLSGIDLFPEDKKKDIFLLSFQQDMTEDGVLELTNYAGKVLYTKPIPAGDHTLAPPVNIGQLKTGTYLVEVKTPTTVYWKKMRVRLK; this comes from the coding sequence ATGGAAATGAACATGAACGCAGTTGGTGCCTTGTTGTTGGCGGGGTTTTTAGCCATGGCGGGTGCGCCTGTCCAGGCCCAGTCACCGGCAAAGAAGAATACCATCGCCTTAGGCAAAACCCCCGCGGTTAGCCAAGCTACTAAAAATACTACTGCCCCTAAAAATGCCGTGGCTCCGGTTCGTCGCGAGACCCTTTCTGGCATAGACCTGTTCCCGGAGGATAAGAAGAAGGATATTTTCCTGCTTTCCTTCCAGCAGGACATGACCGAAGACGGGGTGCTGGAACTGACCAACTACGCCGGAAAGGTCCTGTACACGAAACCCATCCCGGCGGGTGACCATACCCTGGCCCCTCCTGTAAACATAGGCCAACTGAAAACCGGTACTTACCTGGTAGAGGTGAAAACCCCCACCACCGTGTACTGGAAAAAGATGCGCGTGCGCCTGAAGTAA